One Helicoverpa armigera isolate CAAS_96S chromosome 12, ASM3070526v1, whole genome shotgun sequence DNA window includes the following coding sequences:
- the Ctps gene encoding CTP synthase has protein sequence MPDMKYILVTGGVISGVGKGVIASSFGTILKSCGIDVTSIKIDPYINIDAGTFSPYEHGEVYVLDDGGEVDLDLGNYERFLDITLHRDNNITTGKIYQQVIERERRGDYLGKTVQVIPHITDAIQEWVQRVAHIPVTPDNAPPRVCIVELGGTIGDIEGMSFVEAFRQFQFRVKRENFCCAHVSLIPMPKSTGEPKTKPTQSSVRELRGLGLSPDLILCRSEKPINQGVKEKISNFCHVGPEQVICIHDLTSVYHVPLLMEAQGVVQYLNERLQLNMSMPRPGKFMRKWHNLAKRVDNLRKEVNIALVGKYTKLEDSYASVTKALQHACIASGSKLNLTYIEAVNLERQTKIDDPVSYHKAWQNLCKSDGVIVPGGFGQRGMEGKIEACQWCRETQKPMLGICLGLQASVIEFARNVLGLKGANTTEVDPNCEDKLVIDMPEHHPGNLGGTMRLGKRKTYLESSVITQLYKKDVIEERHRHRYEVNPEYIERLEAAGLRFVGKDESKTRMEVAVVDNHPYYVTVQFHPEYLSRPLSPSPPFLGLILASLGKLKNYLSKGCRLSPRNQSDVSSDEDDISVSSLSITDEKTVIENGIAVNGVSK, from the exons atgccggatatgaaatatattttggttaCCGGAGGAGTTATAAGTGGTGTTGGAAAAGGTGTGATAGCGAGTTCATTTGGCACAATTTTAAAAAGCTGTGGAATCGATGTGACTTCAATAAAAATTGATCCGTACATAAATATCGACGCAGGAACATTTTCTCCATACGAACATG gtgAAGTTTACGTGCTCGATGACGGTGGCGAAGTCGACCTTGATCTTGGCAACTACGAGCGTTTCTTGGATATCACACTGCATAGAGACAATAATATAACAACTGGCAAGATATATCAGCAGGTTATTGAACGTGAGAGGCGAGGAGACTACCTCGGCAAAACAGTACAGG TCATTCCACACATTACTGACGCCATACAAGAATGGGTGCAAAGAGTAGCCCATATACCTGTAACACCAGACAATGCTCCCCCGAGAGTATGCATAGTGGAGCTCGGTGGCACAATAGGTGACATCGAAGGAATGTCATTTGTCGAAGCATTCAGACAATTTCAGTTCCGAGTCAAGAGGGAAAACTTCTGTTGTGCACACGTATCTTTAATACCAATG cCAAAATCAACAGGAGAACCAAAGACAAAACCAACACAGTCATCCGTGAGGGAATTACGAGGCTTGGGCCTGTCTCCAGACTTGATTCTATGCAGATCTGAGAAACCAATAAACCAAGGGGTCAAAGAAAAGATATCCAACTTTTGTCATGTTGGCCCAGAACAG GTAATATGCATCCACGACTTGACCTCTGTATATCATGTACCCCTGCTAATGGAAGCGCAGGGAGTAGTACAGTATTTAAATGAGAGGCTTCAGCTGAACATGTCTATGCCACGACCAGGAAA GTTTATGAGGAAGTGGCACAATCTCGCAAAACGGGTAGACAATCTGCGCAAAGAAGTGAATATTGCTCTTGTGggaaaatacacaaaattagAAGACAGCTACGCAAGTGTGACAAAGGCTCTGCAACATGCTTGCATTGCTTCTGGCAGTAAACTTAACCTCACGTATATTGAAGCTGTAAACTTGGAACGTCAGACGAAAATAGATGATCCAGTCAGTTACCACAAAGCATGGCAGAATCTGTGCAAGAGCGA TGGCGTCATAGTACCCGGTGGTTTTGGTCAAAGAGGAATGGAAGGAAAAATCGAAGCTTGTCAATGGTGCCGTGAAACACAAAAACCAATGTTGGGTATCTGTCTCGGGTTACAAGCCTCGGTAATAGAATTCGCTAGAAATGTTCTAGGACTTAAAGGTGCTAACACAACAGAGGTTGATCCCAACTGTGAAGATAAACTTGTCATTGATATGCCTGAACATCATCCCGGAAACCTTGGTGGAACCATGCGGTTAGGAAAGAGGAAGACTTATTTGGAGTCTAGTGTAATAA CCCAACTATATAAGAAAGATGTAATTGAAGAACGTCACAGGCATCGGTATGAAGTAAACCCAGAGTATATAGAACGCCTAGAAGCGGCTGGTCTCCGCTTCGTAGGCAAAGACGAGTCTAAGACAAGAATGGAAGTTGCTGTGGTAGACAATCATCCTTACTATGTGACAGTACAGTTTCACCCAGAGTACTTATCACGACCACTGTCGCCTAGCCCACCTTTCTTAGG attaatattggcATCACTTGGAAAACTGAAAAACTACCTGTCAAAGGGCTGTAGGTTGAGTCCACGAAATCAGTCAGATGTCAGCTCAG atgagGATGATATATCAGTGTCATCTTTAAGTATAACTGACGAAAAGACTGTCATTGAAAATGGTATAGCTGTTAATGGTGtaagcaaataa